One Globicephala melas chromosome 4, mGloMel1.2, whole genome shotgun sequence genomic window carries:
- the EIF4G1 gene encoding eukaryotic translation initiation factor 4 gamma 1 isoform X5, whose translation MNKAPQPTGPPPAPSPGLPQHFYPSRAQPPSSAASRVQSAAPARPGPAAHVYPAGSQVMMIPSQISYPASQGAYYIPGQGRSTYVVPTQQYPVQPGAPSFYPGASPTEFGTYAGAYYPAQGVQQFPTGVAPPPVLMNQPPQIAPKRERKTIRIRDPNQGGKDITEEIMSGARTASTPTPPQTGGGLEPQANGETPQVAVVVRPDDRSQGAIIGERPGLPGPEHSPSESQPSSPSPTPSPPPVLEPGSEPNLTVLPIPGDTMTTGMIQTSVEESTPMPPETGEPYCLSPEPTPLAEPILEVEVTLSKPVPESEFSSSPLQVPTPLASHKVEILPEPNGTVLSENLEPELESSPELAPLPPPACPFDSPMPIAPTAQPEELLNGAPSPPAVDLSPVSEPEEQAKEATASVAPPTILSATPAVAPPAASPAQEEDMEEEEEEEEEGEAEGEKGGEEPLPLESTPVPAHLSQNLEVASATQVAVSVPKRRRKIKELNKKEAVGDLLDAFKEVNPGVPEVENQPPVGNNPSPEPEGSSVPPRPEEADETWDSKEDKIQNAENIQPGEQKYEYKSDQWKPLNLEEKKRYDREFLLGFQFIFASMQKPEGLPHISDVVLDKANKTPLRPLDPARLPGINCGPDFTPSFANLGRPALSSRGPPRGGPGGELPRGPQAGLGPRRSQQGPRKEPRKIIATVSMTEDIKLNKAEKAWKPSSKRTVTDKDRGEEDTDGSKTQDLFRRVRSILNKLTPQMFQQLMKQVTQLAIDTEERLKGVIDLIFEKAISEPNFSVAYANMCRCLMALKVPTTEKPTVTVNFRKLLLNRCQKEFEKDKDDDEVFEKKQKEMDEAATAEERGRLKEELEEARDIARRRSLGNIKFIGELFKLKMLTEAIMHDCVVKLLKNHDEESLECLCRLLTTIGKDLDFEKAKPRMDQYFNQMEKIIKEKKTSSRIRFMLQDVLDLRRSNWVPRRGDQGPKTIDQIHKEAEMEEHREHIKVQQLMAKGGDKRRGGPPGPPISRGLPLVDDGGWNTVPISKGSRPIDTSRLTKITKPGSIDSNNQLFAPGGRLSWGKGSSGGSGAKPSDAASEAARPATSTLNRFSALQQAVPTESTDNRRVVQRSSLSRERGEKAGDRGDRLERSERGGDRGDRLDRARTPATKRSFSKEVEERSRERPSQPEGLRKAASLTEDRDRGRDAVKREAALPPVSPPKAALSEEELEKKSRAIIEEYLHLNDMKEAVQCVQELASPSLLFIFVRHGIESTLERSAIAREHMGRLLHQLLCAGHLSTAQYYQGLYEILELAEDMEIDIPHVWLYLAELVTPILHEGGVPMGELFREITKPLRPLGKAASLLLEILGLLCKSMGPKKVGTLWREAGLSWKEFLPEGQDVGAFVTAQKVEYTLGEESEAPGQRLLSSEELSKQLEKLLKEGSTNQRVFDWIEANVNEQQVASNTLVRALMTTVCYSAIISETPLRVDVAVLKARAKLLQKYLCDEQKELQALYALQALVVTLEQPPNLLRMFFDALYDEDVVKEDAFYSWESSKDPAEQQGKGVALKSVTAFFKWLREAEEEESDHN comes from the exons ATGAACAAAGCTCCACAGCCCACaggccccccacctgccccatccCCTGGACTCCCACAG CACTTCTACCCTAGCCGGGCCCAGCCCCCGAGCAGTGCAGCCTCCCGAGTGCAGAGtgcagcccccgcccgccctggcccAGCTGCCCATGTCTACCCTGCTGGATCCCAAGTAATGATGATCCCTTCCCAGATCTCCTACCCAGCCTCCCAGGGGGCCTACTACATCCCTGGACAG GGGCGTTCCACATATGTTGTCCCGACACAGCAGTATCCTGTGCAGCCGGGAGCCCCAAGCTTCTATCCGGGTGCAAGCCCTACAGAGTTTGGGACCTACG CTGGCGCCTACTACCCAGCCCAGGGTGTGCAGCAATTTCCCACTGGTGTGGCTCCCCCGCCGGTTTTGATGAACCAGCCACCCCAGATTGCTCCCAAGAGGGAGCGGAAGACG atccGAATTCGAGACCCAAACCAAGGAGGGAAGGATATCACGGAGGAGATCATGTCTGGGGCCCGCACTGCCTccacacccacccctccccag ACGGGAGGTGGTCTGGAGCCTCAGGCTAATGGGGAGACACCCCAGGTTGCTGTTGTTGTCCGGCCAG ATGACCGGTCGCAGGGAGCAATCATTGGGGAGCGGCCAGGGCTGCCTGGCCCAGAGCACAGCCCTTCAGAATCCCAGCCTTCATCACCTTCTCCGACCCCATCACCACCCCCAGTCTTGGAACCGGGGTCTGAGCCTAATCTCACAGTCCTTCCTATTCCTGGGGACACTATGACAACGGGGATGATACAAACATCTGTAGAAGAATCAACCCCCATGCCGCCTGAAACTGGGGAGCCATATTGCCTCTCTCCAGAACCCACTCCCCTCGCTGAACCCATACTGGAAGTAGAAGTGACACTTAGCAAACCAGTTCCAGAATCTGAGTTCTCTTCCAGTCCTCTCCAGGTTCCCACCCCCCTGGCATCTCACAAGGTGGAAATTCTTCCTGAGCCTAATGGCACAGTCCTATCTGAGAATTTGGAACCAGAGTTGGAGTCGAGCCCGGAGcttgcccctctccctcccccggcTTGTCCCTTTGACTCCCCCATGCCCATTGCTCCAACTGCCCAACCTGAGGAGCTGCTCAACGGAGCCCCCTCGCCACCAGCTGTGGACTTAAGCCCCGTCAGTGAACCAGAGGAGCAGGCCAAGGAGGCTACAGCATCGGTGGCTCCCCCCACCATCCTTTCTGCCACTCCAGCTGTGGCTCCTCCAGCTGCTTCCCCTGCTCAGGAGGAGGacatggaggaagaggaagaagaggaagaggaaggagaagctgagggtgagaagggaggagaggaaccGCTCCCCCTAGAGAGCACCCCTGTCCCAGCCCACCTGTCCCAGAATTTGGAGGTGGCATCAGCCACCCAAG TGGCAGTATCTGTGCCAAAGAGGAGACGGAAAATTAAGGAGCTCAATAAAAAGGAGGCTGTAGGAGACCTTCTAGATGCCTTCAAGGAG GTGAACCCAGGAGTACCAGAGGTAGAAAATCAGCCTCCTGTAGGCAACAATCCCAGCCCAGAGCCTGAGGGCAGCAGTGTGCCCCCGCGACCTGAGGAAGCAGACGAGACCTGGGACTCAAAGGAAGACAAGATTCAAAATGCTGAGAACATCCAGCCGGGGGAACAGAAGTATGAATATAAGTCAG ATCAGTGGAAGCCTCTAAACCTTGAGGAGAAAAAGCGTTATGACCGTGAGTTCCTGCTTGGCTTTCAGTTCATCTTTGCCAGTATGCAGAAGCCAGAGGGATTGCCCCATATCAGTGATGTGGTGTTGGATAAG GCCAATAAAACACCATTGCGGCCACTGGATCCCGCCAGACTTCCAGGCATAAATTGTGGCCCAGACTTCACTCCGTCCTTTGCCAACCTTGGCCGACCAGCCCTTAGCAGCCGTGGGCCCCCGAGGGGTGGGCCAGGTGGGGAGCTGCCCCGAGGGCCG CAGGCTGGTCTGGGACCCCGGCGATCTCAGCAGGGCCCCCGAAAGGAACCACGCAAGATCATTGCCACGGTGTCAATGACTGAAGATATAAAGCTGAACAAAGCAGAGAAGGCCTGGAAACCCAGTAGCAAGCGGACAGTGACTGATAAGGACCGAGGGGAGGAGGACACTGATGGCAGCAAAACCCAG gaCCTGTTCCGCAGGGTGCGCTCCATCCTGAATAAGCTGACACCCCAGATGTTCCAGCAGCTTATGAAGCAGGTGACGCAGCTAGCCATCGACACCGAGGAACGCCTCAAAGGGGTCATTGACCTCATCTTCGAGAAGGCCATTTCAGAACCCAACTTCTCCGTGGCCTATGCCAACATGTGCCGCTGCCTCATGGCG CTGAAAGTGCCCACTACAGAAAAGCCAACAGTGACTGTGAACTTCAGAAAACTGTTGTTAAATCGATGTcagaaagagtttgaaaaagacaaagatgatgATGAGGTTTTTGAGAAGAAGCAAAAAGAGATGGATGAAGCTGCCACG GCAGAGGAACGGGGACGCCTGAAGGAAGAGCTGGAAGAGGCTCGAGACATAGCCCGGCGGCGCTCTTTAGGGAATATCAAGTTTATCGGGGAGTTGTTCAAGCTGAAGATGTTAACAGAGGCGATCATGCACGACTGTGTGGTTAAACTACTTAAGAACCATGATGAAGAGTCCCTCGAATGCCTTTGCCGTCTGCTCACCACCATTGGCAAAGACCTGGACTTTGAAAAGGCCAAG CCCCGGATGGATCAGTATTTCAACCAGATGGAAAAAATCATTAAGGAAAAGAAGACTTCATCCCGAATCCGCTTTATGCTGCAAGACGTGCTGGATCTGCGACGG AGCAATTGGGTGCCGCGTCGAGGGGACCAGGGTCCCAAGACGATTGACCAAATCCACAAGGAAGCTGAGATGGAGGAGCATCGGGAGCACATAAAAGTGCAGCAGTTAATGGCCAAGGGCGGTGACAAGCGTCGGGGTGGTCCTCCAGGCCCACCCATCA GCCGTGGCCTTCCACTTGTGGATGATGGTGGCTGGAACACAGTGCCCATCAGCAAGGGCAGCCGCCCTATTGACACCTCACGACTCACTAAGATCACgaag cCTGGCTCCATTGATTCTAACAACCAGCTGTTTGCACCTGGAGGGCGATTGAGCTGGGGCAAGGGTAGCAGTGGAGGCTCAGGAGCCAAGCCCTCCGATGCAG CATCAGAAGCTGCTCGTCCAGCTACTAGTACTTTGAATCGCTTCTCAGCCCTTCAACAAGCAGTACCTACAGAAAGCACAGATAACAGACGTGTGGTACAGAG GAGTAGCTTGAGCCGGGAACGAGGTGAGAAAGCTGGGGACCGGGGAGACCGCCTAGAGCGGAGTGAACGGGGAGGTGACCGTGGTGACCGGCTTGATCGCGCACGGACACCTGCCACCAAGCGGAGCTTCAGCAAGGAAGTGGAGGAGCGGAGTAGAGAGCGGCCCTCTCAACCTGAGGGACTGCGCAAGGCAGCTAGCCTCACGGAGGATCGGGACCGCGGGCGGGATGCTG TGAAGCGAGAAGCCGCCCTGCCCCCTGTGAGTCCTCCGAAGGCTGCGCTCTCTGAAGAGGAGCTGGAGAAGAAATCCAGGGCCATCATTGAGGAATACCTCCATCTCAATGACATGAAG GAGGCGGTTCAGTGTGTGCAGGAGCTGGCCTCGCCCTCGCTGCTCTTCATCTTTGTGCGGCACGGCATCGAGTCCACACTGGAGCGCAGCGCCATTGCCCGTGAGCACATGGGGCGACTGCTGCACCAGCTGCTCTGTGCCGGGCACCTCTCCACTGCTCAGTACTACCAAGG GCTCTATGAAATCCTGGAATTGGCTGAAGACATGGAAATTGACATCCCTCATGTGTGGCTCTACCTAGCAGAACTGGTAACGCCCATTCTGCATGAAGGTGGGGTGCCCATGGGGGAGCTGTTCAG GGAGATTACAAAACCTCTGAGACCCCTGGGCAAAGCTGCTTCCCTGTTGCTGGAGATCCTGGGGCTCCTATGCAAAAGCATG GGTCCCAAGAAGGTGGGGACGCTGTGGCGAGAGGCTGGACTCAGCTGGAAGGAATTTTTACCTGAAGGCCAGGATGTCGGTGCCTTTGTCACTGCGCAG AAGGTGGAGTATACCTTGGGAGAGGAGTCAGAAGCCCCTGGCCAGAGGTTGCTGTCCTCTGAGGAGCTGAGCAAGCAGCTGGAGAAGCTGCTAAAGGAGGGCAGCACTAACCAGCGGGTGTTTGACTGGATAGAG GCCAACGTGAATGAGCAGCAGGTAGCATCCAACACATTAGTTCGAGCTCTCATGACAACGGTCTGCTATTCTGCAATTATCT CTGAGACTCCTCTCCGAGTGGATGTTGCGGTGCTGAAAGCGCGAGCGAAACTGCTACAGAAGTACCTATGTGACGAGCAGAAGGAGCTGCAGGCGCTCTACGCCCTCCAGGCCCTTGTAGTGACCTTAGAACAGCCCCCCA ACCTGCTTCGGATGTTCTTTGATGCGCTGTACGATGAGGACGTGGTGAAGGAGGACGCCTTCTATAGTTGGGAGAGTAGCAAGGACCCCGCTGAACAGCAGGGCAAGGGTGTGGCCCTTAAATCTGTCACAGCTTTCTTCAAGTGGCTTCGTGAGGCCGAGGAGGAGGAGTCTGACCACAACTGA
- the EIF4G1 gene encoding eukaryotic translation initiation factor 4 gamma 1 isoform X4: MNKAPQPTGPPPAPSPGLPQPAFPPGQTAPVVFSTPQATQMNTPSQPRQHFYPSRAQPPSSAASRVQSAAPARPGPAAHVYPAGSQVMMIPSQISYPASQGAYYIPGQGRSTYVVPTQQYPVQPGAPSFYPGASPTEFGTYAGAYYPAQGVQQFPTGVAPPPVLMNQPPQIAPKRERKTIRIRDPNQGGKDITEEIMSGARTASTPTPPQTGGGLEPQANGETPQVAVVVRPDDRSQGAIIGERPGLPGPEHSPSESQPSSPSPTPSPPPVLEPGSEPNLTVLPIPGDTMTTGMIQTSVEESTPMPPETGEPYCLSPEPTPLAEPILEVEVTLSKPVPESEFSSSPLQVPTPLASHKVEILPEPNGTVLSENLEPELESSPELAPLPPPACPFDSPMPIAPTAQPEELLNGAPSPPAVDLSPVSEPEEQAKEATASVAPPTILSATPAVAPPAASPAQEEDMEEEEEEEEEGEAEGEKGGEEPLPLESTPVPAHLSQNLEVASATQVAVSVPKRRRKIKELNKKEAVGDLLDAFKEVNPGVPEVENQPPVGNNPSPEPEGSSVPPRPEEADETWDSKEDKIQNAENIQPGEQKYEYKSDQWKPLNLEEKKRYDREFLLGFQFIFASMQKPEGLPHISDVVLDKANKTPLRPLDPARLPGINCGPDFTPSFANLGRPALSSRGPPRGGPGGELPRGPAGLGPRRSQQGPRKEPRKIIATVSMTEDIKLNKAEKAWKPSSKRTVTDKDRGEEDTDGSKTQDLFRRVRSILNKLTPQMFQQLMKQVTQLAIDTEERLKGVIDLIFEKAISEPNFSVAYANMCRCLMALKVPTTEKPTVTVNFRKLLLNRCQKEFEKDKDDDEVFEKKQKEMDEAATAEERGRLKEELEEARDIARRRSLGNIKFIGELFKLKMLTEAIMHDCVVKLLKNHDEESLECLCRLLTTIGKDLDFEKAKPRMDQYFNQMEKIIKEKKTSSRIRFMLQDVLDLRRSNWVPRRGDQGPKTIDQIHKEAEMEEHREHIKVQQLMAKGGDKRRGGPPGPPISRGLPLVDDGGWNTVPISKGSRPIDTSRLTKITKPGSIDSNNQLFAPGGRLSWGKGSSGGSGAKPSDAASEAARPATSTLNRFSALQQAVPTESTDNRRVVQRSSLSRERGEKAGDRGDRLERSERGGDRGDRLDRARTPATKRSFSKEVEERSRERPSQPEGLRKAASLTEDRDRGRDAVKREAALPPVSPPKAALSEEELEKKSRAIIEEYLHLNDMKEAVQCVQELASPSLLFIFVRHGIESTLERSAIAREHMGRLLHQLLCAGHLSTAQYYQGLYEILELAEDMEIDIPHVWLYLAELVTPILHEGGVPMGELFREITKPLRPLGKAASLLLEILGLLCKSMGPKKVGTLWREAGLSWKEFLPEGQDVGAFVTAQKVEYTLGEESEAPGQRLLSSEELSKQLEKLLKEGSTNQRVFDWIEANVNEQQVASNTLVRALMTTVCYSAIISETPLRVDVAVLKARAKLLQKYLCDEQKELQALYALQALVVTLEQPPNLLRMFFDALYDEDVVKEDAFYSWESSKDPAEQQGKGVALKSVTAFFKWLREAEEEESDHN, encoded by the exons ATGAACAAAGCTCCACAGCCCACaggccccccacctgccccatccCCTGGACTCCCACAG CCAGCGTTTCCCCCGGGGCAGACAGCACCGGTGGTGTTCAGTACGCCTCAAGCGACACAAATGAACACGCCTTCTCAGCCCCGCCAG CACTTCTACCCTAGCCGGGCCCAGCCCCCGAGCAGTGCAGCCTCCCGAGTGCAGAGtgcagcccccgcccgccctggcccAGCTGCCCATGTCTACCCTGCTGGATCCCAAGTAATGATGATCCCTTCCCAGATCTCCTACCCAGCCTCCCAGGGGGCCTACTACATCCCTGGACAG GGGCGTTCCACATATGTTGTCCCGACACAGCAGTATCCTGTGCAGCCGGGAGCCCCAAGCTTCTATCCGGGTGCAAGCCCTACAGAGTTTGGGACCTACG CTGGCGCCTACTACCCAGCCCAGGGTGTGCAGCAATTTCCCACTGGTGTGGCTCCCCCGCCGGTTTTGATGAACCAGCCACCCCAGATTGCTCCCAAGAGGGAGCGGAAGACG atccGAATTCGAGACCCAAACCAAGGAGGGAAGGATATCACGGAGGAGATCATGTCTGGGGCCCGCACTGCCTccacacccacccctccccag ACGGGAGGTGGTCTGGAGCCTCAGGCTAATGGGGAGACACCCCAGGTTGCTGTTGTTGTCCGGCCAG ATGACCGGTCGCAGGGAGCAATCATTGGGGAGCGGCCAGGGCTGCCTGGCCCAGAGCACAGCCCTTCAGAATCCCAGCCTTCATCACCTTCTCCGACCCCATCACCACCCCCAGTCTTGGAACCGGGGTCTGAGCCTAATCTCACAGTCCTTCCTATTCCTGGGGACACTATGACAACGGGGATGATACAAACATCTGTAGAAGAATCAACCCCCATGCCGCCTGAAACTGGGGAGCCATATTGCCTCTCTCCAGAACCCACTCCCCTCGCTGAACCCATACTGGAAGTAGAAGTGACACTTAGCAAACCAGTTCCAGAATCTGAGTTCTCTTCCAGTCCTCTCCAGGTTCCCACCCCCCTGGCATCTCACAAGGTGGAAATTCTTCCTGAGCCTAATGGCACAGTCCTATCTGAGAATTTGGAACCAGAGTTGGAGTCGAGCCCGGAGcttgcccctctccctcccccggcTTGTCCCTTTGACTCCCCCATGCCCATTGCTCCAACTGCCCAACCTGAGGAGCTGCTCAACGGAGCCCCCTCGCCACCAGCTGTGGACTTAAGCCCCGTCAGTGAACCAGAGGAGCAGGCCAAGGAGGCTACAGCATCGGTGGCTCCCCCCACCATCCTTTCTGCCACTCCAGCTGTGGCTCCTCCAGCTGCTTCCCCTGCTCAGGAGGAGGacatggaggaagaggaagaagaggaagaggaaggagaagctgagggtgagaagggaggagaggaaccGCTCCCCCTAGAGAGCACCCCTGTCCCAGCCCACCTGTCCCAGAATTTGGAGGTGGCATCAGCCACCCAAG TGGCAGTATCTGTGCCAAAGAGGAGACGGAAAATTAAGGAGCTCAATAAAAAGGAGGCTGTAGGAGACCTTCTAGATGCCTTCAAGGAG GTGAACCCAGGAGTACCAGAGGTAGAAAATCAGCCTCCTGTAGGCAACAATCCCAGCCCAGAGCCTGAGGGCAGCAGTGTGCCCCCGCGACCTGAGGAAGCAGACGAGACCTGGGACTCAAAGGAAGACAAGATTCAAAATGCTGAGAACATCCAGCCGGGGGAACAGAAGTATGAATATAAGTCAG ATCAGTGGAAGCCTCTAAACCTTGAGGAGAAAAAGCGTTATGACCGTGAGTTCCTGCTTGGCTTTCAGTTCATCTTTGCCAGTATGCAGAAGCCAGAGGGATTGCCCCATATCAGTGATGTGGTGTTGGATAAG GCCAATAAAACACCATTGCGGCCACTGGATCCCGCCAGACTTCCAGGCATAAATTGTGGCCCAGACTTCACTCCGTCCTTTGCCAACCTTGGCCGACCAGCCCTTAGCAGCCGTGGGCCCCCGAGGGGTGGGCCAGGTGGGGAGCTGCCCCGAGGGCCG GCTGGTCTGGGACCCCGGCGATCTCAGCAGGGCCCCCGAAAGGAACCACGCAAGATCATTGCCACGGTGTCAATGACTGAAGATATAAAGCTGAACAAAGCAGAGAAGGCCTGGAAACCCAGTAGCAAGCGGACAGTGACTGATAAGGACCGAGGGGAGGAGGACACTGATGGCAGCAAAACCCAG gaCCTGTTCCGCAGGGTGCGCTCCATCCTGAATAAGCTGACACCCCAGATGTTCCAGCAGCTTATGAAGCAGGTGACGCAGCTAGCCATCGACACCGAGGAACGCCTCAAAGGGGTCATTGACCTCATCTTCGAGAAGGCCATTTCAGAACCCAACTTCTCCGTGGCCTATGCCAACATGTGCCGCTGCCTCATGGCG CTGAAAGTGCCCACTACAGAAAAGCCAACAGTGACTGTGAACTTCAGAAAACTGTTGTTAAATCGATGTcagaaagagtttgaaaaagacaaagatgatgATGAGGTTTTTGAGAAGAAGCAAAAAGAGATGGATGAAGCTGCCACG GCAGAGGAACGGGGACGCCTGAAGGAAGAGCTGGAAGAGGCTCGAGACATAGCCCGGCGGCGCTCTTTAGGGAATATCAAGTTTATCGGGGAGTTGTTCAAGCTGAAGATGTTAACAGAGGCGATCATGCACGACTGTGTGGTTAAACTACTTAAGAACCATGATGAAGAGTCCCTCGAATGCCTTTGCCGTCTGCTCACCACCATTGGCAAAGACCTGGACTTTGAAAAGGCCAAG CCCCGGATGGATCAGTATTTCAACCAGATGGAAAAAATCATTAAGGAAAAGAAGACTTCATCCCGAATCCGCTTTATGCTGCAAGACGTGCTGGATCTGCGACGG AGCAATTGGGTGCCGCGTCGAGGGGACCAGGGTCCCAAGACGATTGACCAAATCCACAAGGAAGCTGAGATGGAGGAGCATCGGGAGCACATAAAAGTGCAGCAGTTAATGGCCAAGGGCGGTGACAAGCGTCGGGGTGGTCCTCCAGGCCCACCCATCA GCCGTGGCCTTCCACTTGTGGATGATGGTGGCTGGAACACAGTGCCCATCAGCAAGGGCAGCCGCCCTATTGACACCTCACGACTCACTAAGATCACgaag cCTGGCTCCATTGATTCTAACAACCAGCTGTTTGCACCTGGAGGGCGATTGAGCTGGGGCAAGGGTAGCAGTGGAGGCTCAGGAGCCAAGCCCTCCGATGCAG CATCAGAAGCTGCTCGTCCAGCTACTAGTACTTTGAATCGCTTCTCAGCCCTTCAACAAGCAGTACCTACAGAAAGCACAGATAACAGACGTGTGGTACAGAG GAGTAGCTTGAGCCGGGAACGAGGTGAGAAAGCTGGGGACCGGGGAGACCGCCTAGAGCGGAGTGAACGGGGAGGTGACCGTGGTGACCGGCTTGATCGCGCACGGACACCTGCCACCAAGCGGAGCTTCAGCAAGGAAGTGGAGGAGCGGAGTAGAGAGCGGCCCTCTCAACCTGAGGGACTGCGCAAGGCAGCTAGCCTCACGGAGGATCGGGACCGCGGGCGGGATGCTG TGAAGCGAGAAGCCGCCCTGCCCCCTGTGAGTCCTCCGAAGGCTGCGCTCTCTGAAGAGGAGCTGGAGAAGAAATCCAGGGCCATCATTGAGGAATACCTCCATCTCAATGACATGAAG GAGGCGGTTCAGTGTGTGCAGGAGCTGGCCTCGCCCTCGCTGCTCTTCATCTTTGTGCGGCACGGCATCGAGTCCACACTGGAGCGCAGCGCCATTGCCCGTGAGCACATGGGGCGACTGCTGCACCAGCTGCTCTGTGCCGGGCACCTCTCCACTGCTCAGTACTACCAAGG GCTCTATGAAATCCTGGAATTGGCTGAAGACATGGAAATTGACATCCCTCATGTGTGGCTCTACCTAGCAGAACTGGTAACGCCCATTCTGCATGAAGGTGGGGTGCCCATGGGGGAGCTGTTCAG GGAGATTACAAAACCTCTGAGACCCCTGGGCAAAGCTGCTTCCCTGTTGCTGGAGATCCTGGGGCTCCTATGCAAAAGCATG GGTCCCAAGAAGGTGGGGACGCTGTGGCGAGAGGCTGGACTCAGCTGGAAGGAATTTTTACCTGAAGGCCAGGATGTCGGTGCCTTTGTCACTGCGCAG AAGGTGGAGTATACCTTGGGAGAGGAGTCAGAAGCCCCTGGCCAGAGGTTGCTGTCCTCTGAGGAGCTGAGCAAGCAGCTGGAGAAGCTGCTAAAGGAGGGCAGCACTAACCAGCGGGTGTTTGACTGGATAGAG GCCAACGTGAATGAGCAGCAGGTAGCATCCAACACATTAGTTCGAGCTCTCATGACAACGGTCTGCTATTCTGCAATTATCT CTGAGACTCCTCTCCGAGTGGATGTTGCGGTGCTGAAAGCGCGAGCGAAACTGCTACAGAAGTACCTATGTGACGAGCAGAAGGAGCTGCAGGCGCTCTACGCCCTCCAGGCCCTTGTAGTGACCTTAGAACAGCCCCCCA ACCTGCTTCGGATGTTCTTTGATGCGCTGTACGATGAGGACGTGGTGAAGGAGGACGCCTTCTATAGTTGGGAGAGTAGCAAGGACCCCGCTGAACAGCAGGGCAAGGGTGTGGCCCTTAAATCTGTCACAGCTTTCTTCAAGTGGCTTCGTGAGGCCGAGGAGGAGGAGTCTGACCACAACTGA